From Mesorhizobium sp. Pch-S:
GCAGATGGTCGAGAACATCGACCGCTCACTGCATTCGGTGTCAGGGTTGTTTCGCTCGCTGCTCGACATCTCGACGCTCGACAGCGGCAAGGTGACACCGCATTTCGAAATCGTCGCCGTGCAGGATGTCATCGACGAGGTTCTGACGCAGAATGCCAACCGGACCGAATGGTCGGGTACGACATTCAAGGTCGTGCGCACCCGGCTTCATGTGCGCACCGATGCTGCTGTCCTCACCACCATCCTGCAGAACATCGTTTCCAATGCGCTGAAATACGCGCCGGGCAGCCAAGTGCTGATCGGCTGCCGCCGTCATCGCTACGGCCTGTCGATCGAAGTCCATGATCGCGGCGAAGGCATCGCCGAGGAACATCTGCCGCTTCTGTTCGATGAATTCTACCAGGTGCGCGAACGCGGAGACAGGGACATCGAAGGGGTCGGGCTCGGCCTCGCAATCGTCAAGCGGCTGGCGCACCTGATGTCGCTGCGGGTCTCGATCCGCTCGGTTAGGGGACGCGGCACCAGCGTGCGCATTGCCGGCTTGCCTATGGTGTCGACGCCGGAGCGGATCAGACGGGTGAAGCCAGACCGTTTTGCTTCGCCGTTGGAAGGGTTGCGCGTGCTGCTCGTCGAGGACGACGAGGATGTGCTGCTCGCTACCGCCACCCTTTTGCGGAAATGGGGCTGCGTCGTGCAGGCCGAAACAGGAGCGGAACTCTCCGTCGCACCATGCGACCTGGTCGTCACCGACTTCGACCTCGGCGGCGGCATCGTCGGTGCCGACTTCATCCGGGAAGTGCGCCGGCAGGCGGGTCGTGACATCCCTGCCATCGTCATGACCGGCCATGACGAGAACCGGGTGCGCGAGGAACTCGGGCAGCAGGACATCCCGATCCTGTCCAAGCCGGTGCGGCCCTCCGAACTGCGCTCGACGATGATCGCACTGTCCGTGGGGCGCGAACGCAACCGACAGGCGCAGGCTGCCGTCTAGCACCGTCGGTCTTCAGGCATCCTCTTCGAGCGCGACCTGCGCGATCCGGACCTCGCCGCCATTGAACCGGGAGGCAAGCAGATGCCCGGCCGCGACGGCAGCGGTGCACAGCGCCACGGAAGCGGCGATGTTGACCGCCGCCCGGACAAGCGCGCCGGAGCGGAGCAGGTCCAGTGTCTGCAGGCTGAAAGAGGAAAAGGTGGTGTAGCCACCGCAGATGCCGATCATGACGAAAAGACGCACGGCTTCGGAAACCGGGTAACGACCCTGTGCCAGGGTCAACGTGCCGAAGAAGCCGATCAGCAGCGAGCCAGTGACGTTGATGATGATGGTGCCCCAGGGCAACTGGCCGCTGATCGGCAAGGCGAGCCATGATACGAGATAGCGCGCCAGCGTTCCGAGCGCACCGCCGAGCATGACCACGAGGCAATTGGTGAATGACATATCCGATCCTTCCCAGGCGGCAGGATCGGGACAGACTCCTACCGCGGTTTTAAACGCAGCAGGAGTCATCAGCCACCAGAGCAATTCCAGGAAACGTCCGGAACGTTCCGCGTCTCCGTTAAACGGAAACGCCCTGGTGGCGGTTTCGGGAGAACTCCATTCCCATCACCCTCAATCTGGAGCGAAGTGCGCGCCGTTGCAAGGCCCGCGATCCCGGCACGGCGCTAGCGAGCCTCCAGCCTCCGCGCCTCTTCGGTCTGACTCAGGATCCAGTCGCGGAAGACCTTGATGCGCGAGGAGTTGCGGCGGCTCTCGAGATAGACCAGCCAGTAGCCGTCACCATCCGAGCCCAGGGCCTCGAAAGGCTGGATGAGCTGGCCCTTGGCGACAAGAGCGTCATACAGATTGCGCGTGAGGATCGCGGCGCCCTGGTCGGTGAGCGCTGCCATCGCATCAT
This genomic window contains:
- a CDS encoding hybrid sensor histidine kinase/response regulator, which gives rise to MFRKRKRALRTSLPAVPAGREQYDTERAQAMVRIILTPLFGSYITAITFLDGFQSTSLNAVAAYFAAYMPVSFFLYWWIIRKPGAFIRRRALSMGGDYTAITFGMSIGGAALLPVYSALLWVTVGNGLRFGVRYLVVSTLLALLSLAVTTYFNSFWSENPYVTLTLVMTTILVPAYIYALLKKVHESSIAAQEANLAKSRFLAQASHDLRQPIHAISLFTACLRDTGLNREQKQMVENIDRSLHSVSGLFRSLLDISTLDSGKVTPHFEIVAVQDVIDEVLTQNANRTEWSGTTFKVVRTRLHVRTDAAVLTTILQNIVSNALKYAPGSQVLIGCRRHRYGLSIEVHDRGEGIAEEHLPLLFDEFYQVRERGDRDIEGVGLGLAIVKRLAHLMSLRVSIRSVRGRGTSVRIAGLPMVSTPERIRRVKPDRFASPLEGLRVLLVEDDEDVLLATATLLRKWGCVVQAETGAELSVAPCDLVVTDFDLGGGIVGADFIREVRRQAGRDIPAIVMTGHDENRVREELGQQDIPILSKPVRPSELRSTMIALSVGRERNRQAQAAV
- the crcB gene encoding fluoride efflux transporter CrcB, producing the protein MSFTNCLVVMLGGALGTLARYLVSWLALPISGQLPWGTIIINVTGSLLIGFFGTLTLAQGRYPVSEAVRLFVMIGICGGYTTFSSFSLQTLDLLRSGALVRAAVNIAASVALCTAAVAAGHLLASRFNGGEVRIAQVALEEDA